The following coding sequences are from one Oscillospiraceae bacterium window:
- a CDS encoding EamA family transporter, whose product MWLIFALLSALFAGITAILAKVGIKNADSDVATSIRTGIVLVISWLAAFIAGSVNYEAFASAGTRTYLFLVLSGTATGISWLCYFKALKLGDISAVTPVERSSNVLTVLLAFIILKESVTLFKGIGTALMTAGTLLMILKKKYDYKNHDRRWIIYAVLSAAFGALNAIFGKIGVSGIESDLATAIRTVVVFIIAWLIVFGQKKQSLVRSVDRRSMFFICLSGITTGATWLCYYRALRTGEACIVTPIDKLSIIPTVAFAYIFLKEKLSARAFFGLCLIVAGTVMMI is encoded by the coding sequence ATGTGGCTTATTTTCGCGCTTTTATCCGCGCTTTTTGCCGGAATTACGGCAATACTCGCCAAGGTTGGCATTAAAAACGCTGATTCCGACGTTGCGACTTCGATAAGAACGGGCATTGTGCTTGTGATTTCATGGCTTGCGGCCTTTATCGCCGGATCTGTAAATTATGAGGCGTTTGCTTCTGCCGGAACCCGGACTTATCTTTTCCTCGTGCTTTCGGGGACGGCGACAGGTATTTCATGGCTCTGCTATTTCAAGGCTCTGAAACTCGGAGATATAAGCGCGGTAACGCCGGTTGAGCGATCAAGCAATGTTTTGACAGTTCTTCTGGCGTTTATAATTTTAAAAGAAAGCGTAACGCTTTTTAAAGGAATCGGTACCGCGCTGATGACAGCCGGAACGCTTCTTATGATATTGAAAAAGAAATACGATTATAAAAATCATGATCGCCGATGGATCATATACGCGGTTTTATCCGCAGCATTCGGAGCGTTGAATGCAATTTTCGGCAAAATTGGCGTATCGGGAATAGAATCTGATCTCGCGACTGCCATAAGAACCGTTGTCGTGTTTATTATCGCGTGGCTGATTGTATTCGGGCAGAAAAAGCAATCACTTGTACGATCTGTTGACAGGCGGAGCATGTTTTTTATCTGCCTTTCCGGGATTACAACCGGAGCGACATGGCTCTGTTATTACCGCGCTCTGCGGACAGGAGAAGCCTGCATAGTTACGCCTATAGATAAGCTGAGTATTATTCCTACTGTTGCTTTTGCCTATATATTCCTTAAAGAAAAGCTTTCCGCAAGAGCGTTTTTCGGGCTGTGTCTGATTGTCGCCGGCACTGTCATGATGATTTAA
- a CDS encoding sigma-70 family RNA polymerase sigma factor: MKYSDLDDESLVMLTLAGEQTAYEVLVIRYQKSVISAAVAVTHNQFMAEDAAQDAFVAAWMKLNLLREPEKFRFWVCRIAKNCAKNMLVRYRSYVCLDELENCLFDETDYGSPDQWYASKEEKEQLHESIGRLPEKVREIIHLHYFDGLSIVEIAAKMSISTGTVKSQLYDGRKKIRKEMCAMNEDINDTMTERVMKKVEELKNWQFQNSKNGFETVYNDVLTDVEKLPESKDKYHALADVLMLGWWWLTGDKNDALFSRIKEAAELGKNDEVMKFISAREDSKVWGNSKIEFIRDKQIPKLENAGFRLALASEWYWLGDAYFKENKPDEGFAAYEKALSIFKPSDADYAKPLAKLTAEKKCAESYKEIAKDNYIMRAIGEELRIGGGKIRHWSFDWDSTGSLWATDMDADMIFRNASFCDGQFICELSVGETHIGSDGSLLTYASSDEIVETPAGLFDGCQLWVTKHDNEAYKTYYKDGTGIVKQERKCDGITEIRLLKSCNIRGKGLLPCANGNTWEYEALYDPSVKEHTCRYTICFADGKKAILSGNWDIHRLRYDENCWIDMIEQIRNDYWDEDKVCDVSFPMERAKVLAKTPLQKAHTNAACSVAQRILATDIKFNPNYTETGHWNFFKRCVAKNQEGIIRYYDNFRWSFELKNTDGGADQPLLYNDIYGILQDAANHIWSNEWKPGVSTTEKYLRWDSMPIRTETRCEACGTVTTKAGSFENCMKLSLDITGLDEGLAYRGGKKEYYFARGVGIVRTVNYYCSDTLAAVYELTAFEGTGDGYMPFCDGMMRRYDALDLTDGYIGSTVYTYVSDDDGYIVVFEDRCGVRKKPEKITQYASIYGEVIEDQLWEADKHDESRLRHAVNNFNILMHFLGRPSRYWAAPDKAVAWNKYRMKILESMGDGKVPSAWLGLYSSTCFRTACALFGMGKNDEGYEYLDRSLELMPEWSEIPDGELLDVGDPLIYGGVRIVKGKELLELPDGKREPLSDYASVLDCGKSLAYYGMTASHGWEWFNGVRNEDRYKTAVERAKALME, encoded by the coding sequence ATGAAATATTCTGATTTGGATGACGAGTCACTGGTTATGCTGACCTTGGCTGGAGAGCAAACGGCATATGAGGTTCTTGTAATTCGCTATCAGAAGTCGGTGATTTCTGCGGCTGTCGCGGTTACACATAATCAGTTTATGGCGGAAGATGCTGCCCAAGATGCTTTTGTTGCAGCATGGATGAAGCTAAATCTGCTCCGTGAACCGGAAAAATTTCGCTTTTGGGTTTGCCGTATTGCGAAAAATTGCGCAAAAAATATGCTTGTGCGGTATCGCAGCTATGTCTGCCTTGATGAGCTGGAAAACTGCCTCTTTGACGAAACGGATTATGGCTCTCCTGATCAATGGTACGCATCCAAAGAAGAAAAAGAACAGCTTCATGAAAGCATTGGCAGACTGCCGGAAAAAGTCAGAGAGATCATTCATCTGCATTACTTTGACGGACTTTCCATCGTGGAGATTGCCGCAAAAATGTCGATCTCGACTGGCACAGTGAAGTCTCAGCTTTATGACGGCAGAAAAAAGATTAGAAAGGAAATGTGCGCAATGAACGAAGATATCAACGATACAATGACGGAACGAGTCATGAAAAAGGTTGAAGAGCTTAAAAACTGGCAATTTCAAAACAGCAAAAACGGATTTGAAACGGTCTATAACGATGTACTTACAGACGTTGAAAAACTTCCGGAATCAAAGGACAAATACCACGCTCTTGCCGATGTGCTTATGCTCGGCTGGTGGTGGCTTACGGGAGATAAAAACGACGCTTTGTTTTCCCGTATCAAGGAAGCCGCTGAGCTTGGTAAAAATGATGAAGTAATGAAATTTATTTCCGCCCGTGAGGACAGTAAAGTATGGGGGAATTCGAAAATCGAATTTATCCGCGACAAGCAGATTCCAAAGCTTGAAAACGCCGGCTTTCGGCTTGCTTTAGCTTCCGAATGGTACTGGCTTGGAGACGCGTATTTCAAGGAAAACAAGCCGGATGAGGGATTTGCCGCTTATGAGAAAGCGTTGAGCATTTTTAAGCCCTCCGATGCAGATTACGCAAAACCCCTCGCGAAACTCACGGCGGAAAAGAAATGTGCGGAGAGCTATAAGGAAATAGCCAAAGATAATTACATTATGAGGGCTATTGGCGAAGAGCTTCGGATCGGCGGCGGTAAAATCAGACACTGGAGCTTTGACTGGGACAGCACGGGATCTCTTTGGGCAACCGACATGGATGCCGACATGATTTTCCGCAACGCCTCCTTCTGTGACGGTCAGTTTATCTGCGAGCTGTCTGTCGGTGAAACACATATCGGCTCCGACGGGTCGTTACTGACATATGCTTCATCCGATGAGATTGTTGAGACCCCGGCGGGACTGTTTGACGGCTGTCAGCTTTGGGTGACAAAGCACGATAACGAAGCCTATAAAACTTATTATAAGGACGGAACCGGTATTGTAAAACAGGAACGGAAATGTGACGGTATTACCGAAATACGACTGTTGAAATCCTGCAATATCCGCGGAAAAGGATTACTCCCCTGTGCCAATGGCAATACCTGGGAATATGAAGCTCTTTATGATCCGTCTGTCAAGGAGCATACCTGTCGGTATACTATCTGCTTTGCTGACGGAAAAAAGGCGATTCTTTCCGGTAACTGGGATATTCACCGGCTGAGATATGACGAGAATTGCTGGATTGATATGATTGAGCAGATCCGCAACGATTATTGGGACGAAGACAAAGTCTGTGATGTGTCTTTCCCCATGGAAAGAGCGAAGGTACTGGCGAAAACGCCACTTCAAAAAGCGCATACCAACGCCGCTTGTTCGGTCGCACAGCGTATTCTTGCCACAGATATTAAGTTTAATCCCAACTATACGGAAACAGGACATTGGAACTTTTTCAAGCGTTGTGTCGCAAAAAATCAGGAAGGAATTATTCGTTATTACGATAACTTCCGTTGGTCATTTGAACTGAAAAATACCGATGGCGGAGCTGACCAACCGCTTCTGTATAACGATATCTACGGTATTTTACAGGATGCGGCCAATCACATATGGTCAAATGAATGGAAACCGGGTGTAAGTACGACTGAAAAATATCTGCGTTGGGATTCAATGCCAATCCGAACGGAAACACGGTGCGAAGCATGCGGAACGGTTACAACAAAAGCAGGTTCTTTTGAAAACTGCATGAAGCTGTCTCTCGATATCACCGGGCTTGACGAAGGACTTGCATATCGCGGAGGTAAAAAAGAGTATTATTTCGCGCGCGGTGTCGGTATTGTCCGTACCGTCAACTATTACTGCAGCGACACGCTTGCCGCCGTTTATGAGTTGACTGCGTTTGAAGGCACCGGTGACGGATATATGCCGTTTTGCGACGGAATGATGCGTCGTTATGATGCGCTTGACCTGACTGATGGATATATAGGAAGCACAGTATATACGTATGTGTCGGATGATGACGGATATATTGTGGTTTTTGAAGATCGCTGCGGCGTCCGTAAAAAGCCGGAGAAGATCACGCAATACGCTTCCATTTACGGCGAGGTCATAGAAGATCAGCTATGGGAGGCCGACAAACACGACGAAAGCCGTCTGCGCCATGCCGTGAACAATTTTAATATACTTATGCATTTTCTTGGTCGTCCCAGCCGTTATTGGGCGGCGCCTGATAAGGCGGTAGCGTGGAATAAGTATCGTATGAAAATATTGGAGAGCATGGGAGACGGAAAAGTACCGTCTGCATGGCTCGGCCTGTATTCTTCCACTTGCTTTCGCACCGCCTGTGCCTTGTTCGGGATGGGCAAAAACGACGAGGGTTACGAGTATCTTGACCGCTCACTTGAATTGATGCCGGAATGGTCTGAGATACCAGACGGTGAGCTTTTAGATGTAGGCGATCCTTTGATTTACGGCGGTGTACGTATCGTAAAAGGCAAGGAACTTCTTGAGCTGCCGGACGGCAAACGAGAGCCACTGTCTGATTATGCCTCGGTTCTTGACTGCGGCAAAAGCCTTGCATATTATGGCATGACAGCGTCACATGGTTGGGAGTGGTTCAACGGCGTGAGAAACGAAGATCGTTATAAAACGGCGGTCGAACGTGCAAAAGCACTGATGGAATAA